A stretch of the Haliaeetus albicilla chromosome 17, bHalAlb1.1, whole genome shotgun sequence genome encodes the following:
- the GOPC gene encoding Golgi-associated PDZ and coiled-coil motif-containing protein isoform X1 — protein sequence MSAAGGGSCGGSAAGSGSAAAGGGVSMFRWLEVLEKEFDKAFVDVDLLLGEIDPDQADITYEGRQKMTSLSSCFAQLCHKAQTVSQINHKLEAQLVDLKSELTETQAEKAVLEKEVHDQLLQLHAVQLQLHAKTGQSVDSGAIKAKLSVLSVDEMERELEANKKEKVKEAQLEAEVKLLRKENEALRRHIAVLQAEVYGARLAAKYLDKELAGRVQQIQLLGRDMKGPAHDKLWNQLEAEIHLHRHKTVIRACRGRNDLKRPMQAPPGHDPDALKKSQGVGPIRKVLLVKEDHEGLGISITGGKEHGVPILISEIHPGQPADRCGGLHVGDAILAVNGVNLRDAKHKEAVTILSQQRGEIEFEVVYVAPEVDSDDENVEYEDESGHRYRLYLDELEEGANSSSNRKDANVDVKPSQVFDKKPSIDGHENGDLGNSVEAPLEDTAPKLARSAESLS from the exons atgtcggcggcgggcggcggtTCCTGcggggggagcgcggcgggctcgggctcggcggcggcgggcggcggggtgTCCATGTTCCGGTGGTTGGAGGTGCTGGAGAAGGAGTTCGACAAGGCCTTCGTGGACGTGGACCTGCTGTTGGGCGAGATCGACCCCGACCAGGCCGACATCACTTACGAGGGGCGGCAGAAGATGACCAGCCTCAGCTCCTGCTTCGCCCAGCTCTGCCACAAGGCGCAGACCGTGTCCCAGATCAACCACAAGCTGGAG GCACAGTTAGTTGATTTGAAGTCTGAACTGACAGAAAcacaggcagagaaagcagTATTGGAAAAGGAAGTGCATGATCAGCTTTTGCAACTTCATGCTGTTCAACTTCAGCTACATGCCAAAACCGGTCAGAGTGTTGATTCTGGGGCTATTAAGGCAAAACTG TCTGTCCTTTCTGTGGATGAAATG gaGAGAGAACTTgaagctaacaagaaagaaaaagtgaaagaagcTCAGCTGGAAGCAGAGGTGAAGTtgctgaggaaggaaaatgaagcacTTCGTAGACACATAGCTGTGCTTCAGGCTGAGGTTTATGGAGCAAGATTGGCAGCCAAGTATTTAGATAAGGAACTAGCTGGAAG GGTCCAGCAGATTCAGTTACTGGGACGAGATATGAAAGGACCGGCTCATGACAAGCTTTGGAATCAGCTTGAAGCAGAAATACACCTTCACCGTCACAAAACTGTTATTAGAGCTTGTCGAGGTCGGAATGATCTAAAACGACCAATGCAAGCACCACCAGGACAT GATCCTGATGCCTTAAAGAAGAGTCAAGGTGTTGGTCCAATCAGAAAAGTTTTGCTAGTTAAAGAGGACCATGAAGGACTAGGAATTTCAATCACA ggTGGGAAGGAGCATGGTGTACCAATATTGATCTCTGAAATCCATCCTGGACAACCTGCTGATCGATGTGGAGGACTGCATGTTGGTGATGCTATTCTGGCAGTAAATGGAGTTAATCTAAGAGATGCCAAACATAAAGAAGCTGTAACTATTCTTTCCCAACAG AGAGGCGAGATTGAATTTGAAGTAGTGTACGTTGCTCCGGAAGTTGATTCGGATGATGAAAATGTAGAATATGAGGATGAGAGTGGACACCGTTATCGTTTATATCTTGACGAATTGGAAGAAGGTGCAAACTCAAGTTCTAATAGGAAAGATGCAAATGTGGATGTCAAACCCTCACAAG
- the GOPC gene encoding Golgi-associated PDZ and coiled-coil motif-containing protein isoform X2 — MSAAGGGSCGGSAAGSGSAAAGGGVSMFRWLEVLEKEFDKAFVDVDLLLGEIDPDQADITYEGRQKMTSLSSCFAQLCHKAQTVSQINHKLEAQLVDLKSELTETQAEKAVLEKEVHDQLLQLHAVQLQLHAKTGQSVDSGAIKAKLERELEANKKEKVKEAQLEAEVKLLRKENEALRRHIAVLQAEVYGARLAAKYLDKELAGRVQQIQLLGRDMKGPAHDKLWNQLEAEIHLHRHKTVIRACRGRNDLKRPMQAPPGHDPDALKKSQGVGPIRKVLLVKEDHEGLGISITGGKEHGVPILISEIHPGQPADRCGGLHVGDAILAVNGVNLRDAKHKEAVTILSQQRGEIEFEVVYVAPEVDSDDENVEYEDESGHRYRLYLDELEEGANSSSNRKDANVDVKPSQVFDKKPSIDGHENGDLGNSVEAPLEDTAPKLARSAESLS; from the exons atgtcggcggcgggcggcggtTCCTGcggggggagcgcggcgggctcgggctcggcggcggcgggcggcggggtgTCCATGTTCCGGTGGTTGGAGGTGCTGGAGAAGGAGTTCGACAAGGCCTTCGTGGACGTGGACCTGCTGTTGGGCGAGATCGACCCCGACCAGGCCGACATCACTTACGAGGGGCGGCAGAAGATGACCAGCCTCAGCTCCTGCTTCGCCCAGCTCTGCCACAAGGCGCAGACCGTGTCCCAGATCAACCACAAGCTGGAG GCACAGTTAGTTGATTTGAAGTCTGAACTGACAGAAAcacaggcagagaaagcagTATTGGAAAAGGAAGTGCATGATCAGCTTTTGCAACTTCATGCTGTTCAACTTCAGCTACATGCCAAAACCGGTCAGAGTGTTGATTCTGGGGCTATTAAGGCAAAACTG gaGAGAGAACTTgaagctaacaagaaagaaaaagtgaaagaagcTCAGCTGGAAGCAGAGGTGAAGTtgctgaggaaggaaaatgaagcacTTCGTAGACACATAGCTGTGCTTCAGGCTGAGGTTTATGGAGCAAGATTGGCAGCCAAGTATTTAGATAAGGAACTAGCTGGAAG GGTCCAGCAGATTCAGTTACTGGGACGAGATATGAAAGGACCGGCTCATGACAAGCTTTGGAATCAGCTTGAAGCAGAAATACACCTTCACCGTCACAAAACTGTTATTAGAGCTTGTCGAGGTCGGAATGATCTAAAACGACCAATGCAAGCACCACCAGGACAT GATCCTGATGCCTTAAAGAAGAGTCAAGGTGTTGGTCCAATCAGAAAAGTTTTGCTAGTTAAAGAGGACCATGAAGGACTAGGAATTTCAATCACA ggTGGGAAGGAGCATGGTGTACCAATATTGATCTCTGAAATCCATCCTGGACAACCTGCTGATCGATGTGGAGGACTGCATGTTGGTGATGCTATTCTGGCAGTAAATGGAGTTAATCTAAGAGATGCCAAACATAAAGAAGCTGTAACTATTCTTTCCCAACAG AGAGGCGAGATTGAATTTGAAGTAGTGTACGTTGCTCCGGAAGTTGATTCGGATGATGAAAATGTAGAATATGAGGATGAGAGTGGACACCGTTATCGTTTATATCTTGACGAATTGGAAGAAGGTGCAAACTCAAGTTCTAATAGGAAAGATGCAAATGTGGATGTCAAACCCTCACAAG